One Sulfuricurvum sp. DNA window includes the following coding sequences:
- the galU gene encoding UTP--glucose-1-phosphate uridylyltransferase GalU has protein sequence MKKNSSIHVCLFPAAGYGTRFLPATKAMPKEMLPILTKPLIQYGVEEAMDAGMNTMAIVTGRGKRAIEDHFDVSYELEHQIKGTTKEKMLADIRHIIDKCTFAYTRQVEMKGLGHAILTGEPLVGNQPFAVILADDLCVNDSEGVLTQMVTLYNKYQCSIVAIEEINSKYTDKYGIIAGEEIENGIYRVNTMVEKPSPADAPSNLAIIGRYILTPDIFEILKNTKPGKSGEIQITDALMEQAKSGNVIAYKFQGKRYDCGSIDGYVQATVELYEKEKK, from the coding sequence ATGAAAAAAAATTCCTCAATACATGTTTGTTTGTTTCCAGCAGCCGGGTATGGAACACGTTTCCTCCCTGCAACCAAAGCAATGCCTAAAGAGATGCTCCCTATACTCACTAAACCCCTTATCCAATACGGTGTTGAAGAGGCGATGGATGCAGGAATGAACACTATGGCAATCGTTACCGGACGGGGGAAGCGGGCGATTGAAGATCATTTTGATGTCAGCTATGAGTTAGAGCATCAGATCAAAGGGACTACGAAAGAAAAAATGCTTGCCGATATCCGTCATATTATTGATAAATGTACCTTTGCATACACGCGTCAAGTAGAGATGAAAGGGCTTGGCCACGCTATCTTAACCGGTGAACCACTTGTTGGAAATCAACCGTTTGCAGTCATTTTAGCCGATGATTTATGTGTTAATGATTCTGAAGGGGTTTTAACCCAAATGGTCACGTTGTACAACAAATACCAATGCTCTATTGTTGCCATCGAAGAGATCAATTCAAAGTATACCGACAAGTACGGTATCATTGCCGGAGAAGAGATCGAAAATGGAATATATCGTGTGAACACAATGGTCGAAAAACCCTCTCCAGCAGATGCACCAAGTAATCTTGCTATCATTGGGCGCTATATTCTTACTCCTGATATTTTTGAGATTCTAAAAAATACTAAACCGGGTAAAAGCGGTGAAATTCAAATTACGGATGCGTTAATGGAGCAAGCAAAATCTGGCAATGTTATTGCTTATAAATTTCAAGGTAAACGCTACGATTGTGGTAGCATCGATGGATACGTGCAAGCAACGGTTGAACTATATGAAAAGGAGAAAAAATGA
- a CDS encoding HAMP domain-containing sensor histidine kinase codes for MHSLIAKFAIFFWLLYIAVTAPMFIFIHTHNSAVLNEEERSKIRLVTNTLKPIISTYLSFDQQNLLNETMHTFFQNPSITRISLMDTHKKTLFEQYAPHSKIKGSITLSELLKDPITGELQATLYISYSNTHAQELQNKLFDQLVLISLFALLIFSFTFLYFRKQFFVLSEISDWMGEYIVDQPTKPFQCDNNNKEIRTIISSTYKMLGTIDNYKDQMEEINSKLEQRIETEMEKRRQKEQLLIHQSRLAAMGEMIESIAHQWRQPLNVIGLAMSNMEMKRQLGILNDSEIQNNSDIITTNLTFMSNTIDDFRNFFNLNKEKITFKPTQPINDIFHLLSEQLHYAKITYAIHNECSAEIYGVVNEFKQVILNIINNAKDAIVANSNQNGGRIDVVLRCEANRLIIDISDTGGGVPSDISKRIFEPYFTTKFQKQGTGIGLYMSKVIIEQHFEGNISVSNNVQGAIFTISLSLDRS; via the coding sequence ATGCACTCTTTGATTGCTAAGTTTGCTATTTTCTTTTGGCTCCTATACATTGCAGTCACCGCTCCTATGTTTATCTTTATCCATACACATAATTCTGCCGTACTCAACGAAGAAGAGCGTTCTAAAATTAGATTGGTAACCAACACACTTAAACCGATTATCTCTACCTATCTGAGTTTTGATCAACAAAATCTCCTCAATGAAACTATGCATACTTTTTTTCAAAACCCCAGTATCACTCGTATTTCTTTGATGGATACCCATAAAAAAACACTGTTTGAACAATATGCCCCCCATTCAAAAATCAAAGGCTCTATCACCCTCTCAGAACTACTTAAAGATCCCATTACAGGAGAGTTACAAGCCACACTCTATATCAGCTACTCCAATACGCATGCTCAAGAGTTACAAAATAAACTTTTTGATCAACTGGTACTTATATCACTTTTTGCGTTATTGATTTTTTCCTTTACATTCCTCTATTTTAGAAAGCAGTTTTTTGTTTTAAGTGAAATTTCCGATTGGATGGGTGAATACATTGTTGATCAGCCAACGAAACCTTTTCAATGCGACAATAACAATAAAGAGATCCGTACAATCATTTCATCAACGTATAAAATGCTTGGGACTATTGACAATTATAAAGACCAAATGGAAGAGATTAATTCAAAGCTTGAACAGCGTATTGAAACGGAGATGGAAAAACGTCGCCAAAAAGAACAATTACTCATTCATCAATCAAGACTTGCGGCAATGGGCGAGATGATTGAGAGTATTGCCCATCAATGGCGACAACCTCTCAACGTTATCGGTTTAGCAATGAGTAATATGGAGATGAAGCGGCAACTTGGTATCCTTAATGACTCAGAGATTCAAAATAATAGCGATATTATCACGACAAATCTCACCTTTATGTCTAACACGATTGATGATTTTAGAAATTTTTTCAATCTCAATAAAGAGAAAATTACGTTCAAACCAACTCAACCGATTAACGATATTTTTCACCTTTTAAGTGAACAACTCCACTATGCCAAAATTACCTATGCCATACATAACGAATGCAGTGCAGAAATTTATGGAGTTGTAAATGAATTCAAGCAAGTTATTTTAAACATTATCAACAATGCCAAAGACGCTATTGTTGCAAATTCCAACCAAAACGGAGGAAGAATCGATGTTGTGCTTCGGTGTGAAGCAAATCGTCTCATCATCGATATCTCTGATACAGGGGGAGGTGTTCCGTCTGATATTTCCAAACGGATTTTTGAGCCCTACTTTACAACGAAATTTCAAAAACAGGGAACCGGTATTGGATTGTATATGTCCAAAGTAATCATTGAACAACATTTTGAGGGAAACATCAGTGTTAGCAATAATGTTCAAGGGGCAATTTTTACTATCAGCCTCTCCTTGGATCGTTCATGA